A genomic stretch from Marinobacter fonticola includes:
- a CDS encoding MSHA biogenesis protein MshJ translates to MALNPRLQQAITWYDERPVRERGLILATLAVVLSLALWQWFIGPQLTGAALMEQQSRQLAQQQRQLVEERERLSRLAAEDPSAQLQARINRRQSELQQLNSQIDQATETLIAPQAMVSLLRAMLASQDKLELVRLELLPPEPIYGRKVDVAANDAEKPRPLLYAHNVELEVSGRYLDVLTYLKTLEDLDPRLGWEAFHYEVDPYPNGKARLRVRTLSLERAWLGV, encoded by the coding sequence ATGGCTCTTAACCCCAGACTTCAGCAGGCGATTACTTGGTACGACGAACGTCCGGTTCGCGAGCGCGGACTGATTCTCGCGACCCTCGCGGTTGTTCTGTCGCTGGCGCTATGGCAATGGTTTATCGGCCCGCAACTGACCGGTGCGGCGCTGATGGAGCAGCAGTCCCGGCAGTTGGCCCAGCAGCAGCGGCAGCTTGTCGAGGAGCGTGAGCGCCTGTCCCGGCTTGCAGCGGAAGACCCCTCCGCCCAATTGCAGGCACGTATCAACCGGCGTCAATCCGAGTTGCAGCAGTTGAATAGCCAGATCGACCAGGCCACTGAAACCCTGATTGCGCCACAAGCGATGGTGTCTTTGTTGCGAGCGATGCTGGCCTCCCAGGACAAGCTTGAACTGGTGCGCCTTGAGTTGCTGCCACCCGAGCCGATATACGGCCGTAAGGTCGACGTTGCGGCGAACGACGCCGAAAAACCAAGGCCACTGCTCTACGCCCACAACGTGGAGCTGGAAGTGAGCGGGCGTTATCTCGATGTACTGACGTATCTGAAAACGCTGGAAGACCTGGACCCAAGACTGGGCTGGGAGGCGTTTCACTATGAAGTAGATCCTTATCCCAATGGCAAGGCTCGCCTCAGGGTGCGGACACTGAGCCTGGAACGCGCTTGGCTGGGGGTATGA
- a CDS encoding PilN domain-containing protein yields the protein MIQQINLYTDELRPKREPLQARSAGVLLVALVAVLILAGGFARWEYSTAVEEQRTLQQQVNALQDELAVLETTVAAKVEDPDLVAAMRQMDREAQQRRQVLSQVETLVVIDGPRFSAYLEALARQTLDGLWLTTIDLGRSSSDLRLTGVTRAGERVPQYLQRLSAEPAFIGREFHSFALDRAEDRQLIQFSVATDDGEEGGHGS from the coding sequence ATGATTCAGCAGATCAATCTTTACACCGACGAGCTCAGGCCAAAACGGGAGCCACTGCAGGCGCGTAGCGCCGGCGTGTTACTGGTCGCACTGGTGGCGGTGCTGATTCTGGCCGGTGGGTTCGCGCGTTGGGAATACAGTACCGCTGTGGAGGAACAGCGGACGCTGCAGCAGCAGGTGAATGCGTTGCAGGATGAACTCGCAGTCCTCGAGACGACCGTTGCCGCGAAGGTGGAAGACCCGGACCTGGTCGCTGCCATGCGTCAAATGGATCGCGAGGCGCAGCAGCGCCGGCAGGTGCTCTCGCAGGTCGAGACGCTGGTCGTCATCGATGGCCCTCGTTTCTCAGCGTACCTCGAGGCGCTGGCTCGCCAGACCCTGGATGGCCTGTGGCTCACCACGATAGATCTCGGCCGTTCGTCCAGCGATCTCCGGCTGACGGGTGTGACCCGTGCTGGCGAGCGCGTGCCCCAGTATCTGCAGCGGCTCAGTGCCGAGCCCGCTTTTATCGGCCGCGAGTTCCACTCGTTTGCGCTGGATCGGGCCGAAGATCGCCAGCTGATCCAATTCAGCGTGGCTACTGACGATGGCGAGGAGGGCGGTCATGGCTCTTAA